DNA sequence from the Chitinivibrionales bacterium genome:
ACCGGCCCGACGGCAAGGAAGCCGATGAACCGTCTGCAGAGGAAGAAACGCATGGATAACCCCCTTTGGTCTCCGTTCCGTTTTCTCGGCGGCAGGGATAACATCCCAGGACTGCTTGCCTGTATTCCCGCATTTGACGGATTTTTAAAAAACGAACTGAGGATCGTTGAACAGATGCTCCACCAGCGCCAGTACAAGAAAGGGGAGACCGTTTTCAACGAAGGCGAGCCGGGAGCGGGCATGTATATCGTGAAAAGCGGTGAAGTGGAAATCACGAGGAAGATGGGGAACGGTGCAGAGCTGGCCCTGGCCCTGGTGAAGGAGCAGGGCTTTTTCGGCGAGCTTGCCCTTCTTGATGAAATCCCACGGAGCGCATCCGCAAGGGCCGTCGCCGATACGGTTCTTTTCGCGTTTTCCAAGCCCTCGCTCGAAAGCCTTTGCCGGAGAAACCCGAGGCTGGGCATCAAAATCCTGTCGAACCTGTCGCGCGTCATCTGTAAAAGGCTCGTGAAGAGTAACGATGCAATGGAGCAGTTGCAGGACAGGCTGGGAAAACAAGACGGGGAAGATAAATCTCAGGAAAGCCTGACGACGCATGTTTAACAAGATAAAACCGATTTCATATTACATCATCCAATTCGGCTTTTACGGCTTTGTGCTTCTTATTGCCGCCGGGATTTTATTTTCGTTCAGTTTCATCTTCATTTCGCTTTTCGCTTCGGCGGTGTTTGCCTTCCTTCTGGAGCCTTCGGTCAATTACTGGGAAACCCGGGGTGCCAACCGTGTCGCCGTCATCCTTGTCATCTATGTGCTTATCGCGGCAGGACTCGGTCTGCTCGGTTCATACCTCGTCCCGCCTCTCATGGATGAAATGAAAAATTTTGCGGCCAACCTTCCTTCCTACGGATCCATGGTTCACGAAATGGCGACAAACCTTCAAAAGAAGGTAAATACGCTGTTTCCCGGTTTTGCCTTTCCAGACTATTATCCTTATTTAAAGGGAAAACTGTTTGTTTCCCTTAAGGCGGTAATGGCATCCGTGCCCGCGCTTGCCTCGGGCGTGGCATCGCTTGCCTCGATGACGCTGCTCATTCCGTTCATTACTTTTTTCCTTTTGGCAGACGGCTATCTTATCTCGAAGAGCATCATGACCATCGTGCCGAACCGATACTTTGAGATGTCGGTGCTGCTGCTGCACAAGATCGTCGACGCGCTCAAACTGTATGTGCGCGGTCAGCTCATCGACTCGTGCGCAATCCTTGCGCTGACGACCGTGGGATATGCCATCATTGGGTTGCCCTACTTTTTGGTGGTGGGCCTCGTTTCGGGGCTGGCGAATTTAATTCCATACTTCGGGCCCATCATAAGTTTTTGCTCTGCTGTTTTCGTTCTTCTGATTACGCCGGGCATGTTCAATCTCCTGTCCCTGATTGCCGTGACTTTGGTTTTTGTTGCGGTCCAGGTGATTGATGGAACAATCGTTTATCCCAATGTTGTGGGAAGAACGGTGCACCTTCATCCGCTGGTCGTTATTCTGGGTGTTGCCGTCGGCGGGAACATAGGCGGGCTCGTCGGAATGCTTATTGCGATTCCTGTAATAAGCATCTGCAAGGTCACGATTGAGGTGTTGTACACCTATCTGAGAAGCTACTCGATCATTTGATTTTCTCTGGATCGCATTACCGTGATTTTCTTCATGCGCGCTGCTGCTCAATGCCCAGTGAGGGGCTCATATGGGGAAAACGGAGCATGCCCCGCCGCAGCCGCTCGTACCCAGCGCGTGCAATCATGGCGGCGTTGTCGGTGCATAAAGACGGCGGCGGAAAAGAAATCTTGTCCCCGAAGATAGTGTTCAGCGTCCGCCGCAATTCACCGTTGCAGGCCACGCCTCCAGCCACCCCCACGGTTCTGATTCCCGTTTGTTCCGCGGCGAGCAGAAGGTTACGCGCCAGGGAATCAACCAATGCTTTTTGGAATGAAAAGCATATCTCGGCCCTGTTTTGCGCGACCCAATCTGCGCCTTTTTCCATGCAATAATATTTCACCGCGGTCTTAAGTCCGGAAAAACTGAAATCGAGCCGCTGGCCCGCGCACCGGGCCACCGGAAAGGGGATTGCAGGACCGGGTGCTGCGGCAACGGCCTCCTGCTCAACGGCTCTCCCGGCAGGATAGGGAAAACCGAGGAGTTTTCCCACTTTGTCAAAGGCCTCGCCTGCAGCGTCATCCACGGTCGAGCCGAGACAGGTATACCGGGCAAAATCATCCACCCGGTATATGGCGGTATGGCCTCCCGATACAATGAGGGCAAGAAACGGGCAGGACAGGTCCGGATTCGCGCAAAACAAAGAACAAATGTGGCCCTCGAGATGGTTAATGCCGGTGATTTTATTGCCATGCTGACAGTGAAGACCGAGGGCAAAGCTGATACCTACCAGCAAAGCGCCGGCAAGGCCGGGACTGTCGGT
Encoded proteins:
- a CDS encoding AI-2E family transporter yields the protein MFNKIKPISYYIIQFGFYGFVLLIAAGILFSFSFIFISLFASAVFAFLLEPSVNYWETRGANRVAVILVIYVLIAAGLGLLGSYLVPPLMDEMKNFAANLPSYGSMVHEMATNLQKKVNTLFPGFAFPDYYPYLKGKLFVSLKAVMASVPALASGVASLASMTLLIPFITFFLLADGYLISKSIMTIVPNRYFEMSVLLLHKIVDALKLYVRGQLIDSCAILALTTVGYAIIGLPYFLVVGLVSGLANLIPYFGPIISFCSAVFVLLITPGMFNLLSLIAVTLVFVAVQVIDGTIVYPNVVGRTVHLHPLVVILGVAVGGNIGGLVGMLIAIPVISICKVTIEVLYTYLRSYSII
- the tsaD gene encoding tRNA (adenosine(37)-N6)-threonylcarbamoyltransferase complex transferase subunit TsaD translates to MITLGIETSCDETSVALLSNGDIVANEIFTQALHSLYGGVVPELASRAHLNKVDILAESVLRDHNICPRSLDCIAVTDSPGLAGALLVGISFALGLHCQHGNKITGINHLEGHICSLFCANPDLSCPFLALIVSGGHTAIYRVDDFARYTCLGSTVDDAAGEAFDKVGKLLGFPYPAGRAVEQEAVAAAPGPAIPFPVARCAGQRLDFSFSGLKTAVKYYCMEKGADWVAQNRAEICFSFQKALVDSLARNLLLAAEQTGIRTVGVAGGVACNGELRRTLNTIFGDKISFPPPSLCTDNAAMIARAGYERLRRGMLRFPHMSPSLGIEQQRA
- a CDS encoding cyclic nucleotide-binding domain-containing protein gives rise to the protein MDNPLWSPFRFLGGRDNIPGLLACIPAFDGFLKNELRIVEQMLHQRQYKKGETVFNEGEPGAGMYIVKSGEVEITRKMGNGAELALALVKEQGFFGELALLDEIPRSASARAVADTVLFAFSKPSLESLCRRNPRLGIKILSNLSRVICKRLVKSNDAMEQLQDRLGKQDGEDKSQESLTTHV